TCACCGGGAGATGGTCTGAAGATGTCTAAAAATGACCAttttctagcattattatacctagaaattcgtgctgtaatggaatttcactggctgacacgggactggactcagaaatgatAGCTTCATTATTAAATCATAACACTGTCACAAATGATCACCGGGAGATGGTCTATCAATGAAATTGCAAGCCTACTGAGGTTCAGGAGTTCTTGTTACGAAGATGGCGTCGACGGTAATGACAAAGAGGGCAGAGCGGAATGAAGCCGAACTAGAAGGAGGAGGTATTCCATCTACTCACGCAAGCCCGTGGATTCCATCCTGGAGGCAGTGTTGACGGAATCTCCAAAGAGGCAGTACCTCGGCATCTTCGTGCCCACCACcccggccaccaccgggccggagTGGACTCCCATCCGGATCTGAATCTTCTCTCCGGGCATGTGAGGGATGATGAAGTTTTCCGTCCCGTGGAGAAGGTCCAGCGCCATCGAGGCGATTTCCGCCGCGTGCTCTTTGCCTGGACGAGGATAAAAGTGACGACTTAGCaaagaactgaagaagaagaagaagaagaagagtaacgCTGTgttgcttaaaaatatttttgtttactttacgGTGAAGCATAATGACGCCATTTGAGGAATATTCTGACTTTGAGAAACGGTCTAGAGTGGGTACAAGGCAAAGTTTTCTTAGAGTGTcatcaagaaaaaggaaaataacaggagACAGGGCAAAAACAGCCTCACATTCGAGTTCAAAGTCCTTCCGACGAGTGTTACATTTCCTACAATCGAAAGCATTTCAAGATAAGCTGCTCGGCCTATTGGCGATAATGCAATAGCACTAAAGTTACCTCAGGTAACAAACACCAGTTTATACTGATATGTTCGACAGCATTATTTTTAAGGTGTCTTTTTCCTGATAAGTGTTTCTTGTTCCCATCTGTATTGTTTATacgtacgcatacacacacacacacatatatatatatatataatttatatatatatatatatatatatatatatatatatatatatatatatatataatcttccactttatatatatatatatatatatatatatatatatatatactcatttatttatttatagggaCTAGATCAATATATCTTTCGTATTTTCTAATACCGGACAAACTTTcgactgaaagccttgaaatcctGCGAAGattaatataagaaatatctttCCCAGGGTAAAATTCGAACGCATGTTGGTTAATACACTAAgggtaatactatatatatatacatatacatatatatatatatgtgtgtgtgtgtgttttagaaagCTTCCCTCAACTTACCTATCCTCTGCGGGACACCGCTAGCTACCATGTACACTTCGCCAATGGTCTCAATCTTGTAGACGTCGTAGAGTTCGATGCGGGAGTCGAACATCTTGTAGAGGGCGTTCAGGAGAGAAATGACCTGCGGTGAAGCCTCTCTGGTTTTGAGATTTATTTGGTAATGGACAAGGAAAGAGGACTGCGCCTGTCTACGCACAacatcttagtttttttttttttttccacttccagTTATTATGGCACAGTTAGCAAACTGTAGACAAGTGCTTTCACAGTTACCTGAAAGTCATTACTGAACTGCTAAagattattgccttgtttttttttttttggaaaatttcctcatgcatacacacaaactcatacaGTGTATGTTTTTGTTCGTATGATCATCACTTTCTTACCTTTTggtgataaatgtatatatatatatatatatatatatatatatatatatatatatatatatatatatatatcacgttacTGAGACAGGATATACacaacataaaaatctacagtATAGTATATGCCCAAGAGGTGATGAGTGAAACACCAGTTTGCCTGTAAATGCCTTAACAGGCAAAAAGATCTTGCGCTCCCGTTATTccactttcctcgtggccatattATACCCTACATATagcacatgtctctctctctctctcacacacacacacacacacacacacacacacacacacacatatatatatatatatatatatatatatatatatatatatatatatatatatatatatatatatagctcgaGCGAATTATTTGGTAATATATCTCTGTTCTCTACCTACTTTCATTAGTGCTGGGCAAATTCGAGGCCGGAGTACACAGCAGAGCTAGTGCTGTGTGTCGTTATCCACTCACACTGACTGCTGTCATACTAATAACCTTTCTTCGTCCACTCTCCCAGAAAAATGTAACAATGGATATGACACAGTATTTTACCCTACTCAGCACACTTTTCATTTCTGACTAAGTTACTTTCCTAGAAGAGTTCATTTCTATCACGATCAGAGCTAGAAACAGCCTTCCTCCCACTAACACGGTCCAATTCATACAATTAACTTCATTAATGCATGCCAGTTTGATATTCACTCCAACATGACAAATATTAACCATCTCAATTTAATTAAATGGAGGCGATTGTCAATCAGGTTTTCTTGTGACAGACGTAGAATACTCTTTTGGAGTCAGGAACGGCAGTTAACAGAATCCTCATTAATTGTCCCACCACTGGAAACACTTCGTTTGATTGTGGTCACGCACACAACCAAATATCAAACCAGTCCTGAGTGTTCTTAATCCTAACGAATTAGTTTTTGACACCGAGTGTCAGACTGGTGAGGAACAAAATGCTAAACAAAATTTTGCTAAATTCCTTGAAGCTAAGCTGTGACGACGATTTAGATTTCTAGAATAAAGATAGTCAATTGACATTTTAAGCTGCGCACATGTCTAAGCCTAATTAAATCGAGAAGTTTTTGGAGAGAGTTTCGGGTCAGAAAATTGGATTTTGCTTTCCATAGCTTCGTGCATTTGGAGAAGGATATCAGATTTTAATACAGTAGGCCTAATACGTACTAGGGAAAATTTTTAACCATATTTGCCGTAAATTCTTAGCTCTAGGTTTCTCTAAACAGTCACAGAAACATAAAATTTTGGGCTTACGAcgaataattgtaatttaacacCAACGGACATTTGTACATCTCAACAGGAATAGCATTTGTGAGAGGATATCGCGTGGAATAAATTATGCAACCTCCGGTATGCATGTGATATTTACTGAACGCATTAGAATTATGcctgacatataaaaaaaactgtaattttcaagTGTTTTATATTGTTGTATTGTATGAAACCTCCAGAACACGTGACGGGTATATGCAGAGGTACCCCTGAGAAAAATGACACTGACCGTTTTCCCAATTTACCTCAAGGCCTAATTAGTCATCTTTCCATACCATACTGTGTGCGGGGCATGTaagcatatgcatatgtgtgtgtgcttgtatttgTCACCCTCCTGCAACCCCCTGACCTGCATGGGCGTGCTTTCCGAAGACAGCTCCGTGAAGCCAACGATATCTGAAAAGTATATCGTAACGGACTCGTAAGTTTCGGCGGAGACTTGCCGGTGCTGCTTCAGCTGTTGGGCGACGGAGGGCGGGAGCATCTGGTAGAGAAGCGTGTCCGACCGCTTCTGTTCGTAGGCCAGCTCGTGAGTCTTGTGGATGAGTGTGTCTGAAAATGCCTGTAGGAAGGGACGATTAGTCACTGGTTGATATTCCAAGACCTTGAAAGGCAGAGAGGTAAACTGCTCGTTTCGTTGCCCTGTCATCAGTCTAATAATCTTGTATGTGTCTGTGATCAGCCAGGCTCGTTACGCCGTAGCCGAGTGATTGTGTCACCACTAAACTAACACCAAGAGTGAAATATCAAAGAGCATAAAATTACTGAGGTATATGTTCTAAATGTGTGGCTACATAACTAGCCACAGACAACCAGACACTTCCAAAGTTCacaataaaagtgtaaaaaatgcaaaaaaataactattttgaaCAATAAAGAAAGACTCACTTGCCCCAACAATATTTTTTGttccaaaagaaaatacaaggaaaCAAACAATATCACATGCAAAGATTTAGGCAAGTACAGAGATTTAGTGGCTGCTGAAGGTCGAAATGACtggactgaaagaaaaaattagccaTTTAAACGTTTTATAGCCCAAGTTAAGGAAGCATTTTGCTTAGCCTTACACCAAACCACAGAACTTAACTGGAGAATCGTTTTGTCCCCACTTCCAGATAGATACATTTCAGCACAAAATATGACGACAGTAAATGCACATGTGCCATAATCGTTTTTATAAAAAGGCAAATGAGGAAAAGTGAGAATCAGCcttttgacattttcattgcTGAATTAGCCTCCTCACTCATGTTCGTTCTTTCGAGTATTTCAACTATTTTTATCAACATACTTATCAAAAATGATATTATGATTAGAAAACTATCGACTTGGTTTTTTCGGACCAGTAACAAACTTTGTTTTCTACGACGTTGAACTCAGTCTAAAGAGTCAACTGGGTTTCTTAACTGTTTTGAAAACTAATAATGTCTCTCATTATAAACATTAGCACGGAGACCGTTCatctaaataaataacattatataaataaagaggcTGTCTTCGATCCGCCACCGTTGTCTaagaatttgtatattttccataAGGCGTAATAAACGAGGAAGACTTCTCAGATTTGACTAAATCGATGATATCCAAACCCTGGGTTAAAGCAAAAGAATCTCAAAGGTAACAAAGTTTCCTCTCGTATCCGAGTTATAAAAAGTCCCGAAATGCTCTTGCAAGCGCGATCTCCTCaaagttttcatttgaatgaCTATTATAGGAGTATCAGCTAACAAATTGTACGTCTATGGACATCCCTGGTTAGACCTGGCTTTGATTTACGTTAGCATTCCACCTAGGACCATCCAGCCGAATGAAAGGAAGAAACTGGAATTAGAAAAGAAGTGAATGTTAACTTGATTGTCTCGGGAAATCTTCAGGCTGGTTCAAGAAGAGACATCTGTAAATATCGTATTTAAACCTTCGTCGCGACTTATTATTTTATCCGAGATCAAAGAATATCCCAGATCTGCCAAGGTCATTTGCAAATTCACCACTTATTTTTCTGTACTGTTTTCCTCAAGGTTATGGGAAAGATTTAGTCAAGCAGAGATTATCCTTATTTTTGTAAGTCATGTCATTCCTCTCGCTGGATGAGCCCCTAAACAACATTAAAGTCAGACTATTTCATACGATTTCGTTCTGTTTTGAAAGCTAAGCAAATGGCTTTTCAAAATTCAACTCAGTGATCACATAAAGTCTATTCCTTTCACCAGCCACTAAGAGTATTGCGAATCAAACTCCATCTAAGCACTAAGCTAAATATGACGCCGAAGACGAGCAGATAAATCGTCATTAATGTATACAATTCAAGTATCGTTTAGACCGGTTCATTTTTTGGCCCAAACCAGCTCCCAGCTCAACCGTCTTCTGCATTGCCTGAAAATTCAAGATTCATTTTACACCCCTTATTTAAGCTGATGTTCCTGGCGGCTCGTTGCATGTCcaatataaaatatcttatattGTAATGTGGTACCCATTTCATACAGGTAACCGTAccgaaatgcaataaaaaataactcctACTCTTATAAATGCTTACATTACATCATGCACTACATATCTGTGGATTCAcattcatgtactgtatttatatatgattatatgtatgtttactgaATCATACACTGTGTAAAGAAGCATGCATACAGATATCTGTCTACGTATCAGCATGTCTATCCTGAATATACTAAAAAACTAATCACAAAACCGAAGCTCTCTGAGTGATAGATTATCGAATGAGACTTGTGCCTACTTTCTCTCAAGGTGAAGAAAGGATCCTTACAAATAATGTGCGGGCAGATCCTTACAGTTAATACAAGGAGAACACACTGATGAAGAAAGACGTTCTGATCATACCTGTAAGGTTCGTGTCATCATCCGGACGAGAAGAATGATAACGGGAGAAATGATGAGAACCACACACAGCAAGGCTATGCCGATAACCACGTGACTGTTCGAAGCGTTCATCTCGTTGAAGAGTGTTCGCTCGATGACGTGACTGGAGGTAAAGTCATGTGGATTGTGAGGTTCAGTTTGCGATGTTGGATTCGTGTCAAGTATAACTGTAAAATTCAGTGCAATATTGAGTCGTGTGGGTCTGCTTCAAGTTGGTCTGAAAGGACTGTCGTGATGAGCAATAGCAGATCTTTGTTGTTCAAGGGCTGTACTCCATCTTGGTTAGTCAACTGAAGCCCCGGTCACACTGGGCTTACGACCAGCTCCTGACCATCCACGACCACAGGTCGGAAAAGGTCGTTAGAAGGTTCTGTTGATCGCATGACAAACTGTTAAAGGTTTCGGACCTCCTTACGACCGATTTGGTCGCAAAGAGGAATTGGATGCAGCACCGAATTCCTATTGGCGACCGATTTGGTCATAAGGAGGTTGCTGGTGGTTTGGAAGACGTCTACCACCAGTTGGTGACTGGTCTGCTACCAGTTGGCGAGCGGTGGGTGATCACCTACTGGTCAGCCACCTGTGGCCAATCACTTTGTGACTGATGGCTGACGGGTTGAATCAGGTCGGTGGCGGTTGCTGACATGGTGACTGGTGGGCCACAACTTGCCAATTGGTGGAGACCATCAACGGCTGTCAAAGACCACCAACAACTGGGATGGTGGTGATGGTCTCCAACATAATGCGACTAGTGGGCACCTAGTATTCAACCGGTGGGTGCTTAGTCGTCTGACATCTCTGACCAGGCAAACCAAAAACAGAATAGTGGCAGACTAGTCATACAATGGTGGGCGACCTAGCGCCCATCAGTTGCTCACAGGTTGCCAACTGGTTGGCTGTTGGCTGTACAATTGGTCGTCAACCTAAAAAAATATTCGATGGTCCCCCACTGGTCGGTGGTTTTGGAGGTTGCAGGTGGTCGAAAGCTGGTCATAAGCCCAGTATGACTGGGGGTTAAGGACACCTGTCTGTGGTTTTCCTGTGAGGTTCTACTTTCAGCCTCAGCAGTCGTGTTAATCGACAGATTTACCAACATGAATGGGTTGTAAGGTTCAGTGTAGTCAAACAAAACTGGAGTGAATCTCTGTAACATAGTTCTGAGACCAATATTATTGTGTTGCTGTCAGATTcataaaagtattcttttttgAGGATCAACTGTGTAGCCTTAATTGTAAGATGTTCTGCAGTCTCTGGAAATTTCCAATTCCGTAAGATATTTGCAAGTATCTGGCATAGTGTCGAATTTACGATATGTTCATTTGATGATTTGTATTGTCTATTTGCAACATTTGGTTCAAGTTGGGATTAGTGCTGTAAAATTTAACCACAGGTGATTTATCATCCATGACACAAGCCCTTATCGGAGCTATGATTCGGAGGTTAATTCTAGGAATTGGATGCAAATTCTTGATGTCTTTAGGGTTGGCTCAAAGCTTCTTTTCCAGATTGCTAAGTATTGTGCTTCATAAGATGGTAAGCAAGTTAATCCTGTAAGGTTATTATGTAATGTAAAATTCAGTTTCAGAGCTGTATTATTAAGCAAAGGAGAACAAGAGTGGCCATACTATCATATGCACATGGGTCTAGAAGGATAGCCCGGCACAGACAAAAATCCTAAGGTAAGATATTTTTGTTACTTCAGATAGAATATTTGGAGTGTGTCTGTGAAACCAAATGAATTGAGAAACAGAATTTGTAAAACATTAAACTTGCCAAGGATGGAAAGGAGGGTAATCACAGGATCGTAAGTTACAGACAAATGGAATGCAATACTGAGCTGTAGCCATACGAAACTGCCATTTCAGTTAAGTGAAATGGCAATTTAGTAATCGGTAGTCTACACAGCAATATATGAGGTACATTAAGCTATGGGTACTATGCAAATCAGAAAATGTTCATCTCAAACAAAGAACTACATTCGTGCTTGTATTCAGCATACATTTAGGTTTAGCACCTTTGCTCTCTGTAAGTAACACAAAAATGGCACTCTagtgaaaaattaggaaaaaggtTGTCGGTATTTTAAGTAGAACGCATTTCACCTACTGGAAAAAAGCCTGTTATTCACGTAAGCATCTTTATTGAAACCGACATTTGCATTACAGTATCAGTGTTGGACGATTCTACACCTACTCTACATTAGATATTAGAAAGAGATTGTGCACTCGTTAAATGGTCACTAAAATAACACGTAAAAAGTACACTTAAATCATGCTTCTAGATAAATAGTCGATATTGGTCTACTTTGAAACGGATGAAAGAtgaaaacatgaatgaatgagcagaaaataataatgcaatgaataGATATCTCTTACATGGCTATCTTAGTCACtgtagttaaaaaaattaatataggcTTTTAGTAACAGATATAACAATTTACTCGACTTAAAGTATTCTATGATGACtgatacaagatttttttttctactgaaacTGAAAACTTTTGGTCATCTTTTACACAGGATTTTATCGTACTTATTGCTGCTATCTGTAATGAGTTTACAAAAGCAATCCGTAAATCATTCTAACTTACCGAATTTCATACTGGATCTTTTGCAAGGCATCCAGGTATCCAAGCATTGCATAAAAGTATTCGGTGGCCTTGTCGAAATCGGGAGAAATCTTTGCGCGGCCGAGGACTTCCAGCCGCCTTCTTGTGATGTTGGCGTACCAGGCGTAGGACTCTTGAAGTCGCTTGTACCTTTCGAGGACCGAAATGAGAAATGCATTTAGAATACCttcgtatttttataattttcactgtGGTCATGGGTAAGAgggatatacttaacttcatggGGAAGAAGAACAGTTGTCGAGTTTACCGGAAAACAAgcctacataaaaaaattaagcatttaaGCAATACCCCATCTGCTAGATAAAAACTCTGAATTGCAGTGTCGTGGCACCAGCCCACGCCAGAAACGCCTCAATCGCGATAATATTAGTATATGGAAAGCTAATGCTGGTGGATAATCCATAACCTTAGTGGATGCGAGCGATTCCCAATACAACTGGAACGTCCCTCTCACCTGTCAGTAATCCAGAACTCGAAGTTCTGACTAGTGTTGAGGAAGTCGTAGCCCAGGGCGTCATTGGTCACAAAGGCGTTGTAACTCTTCTGGTTGAGGGCACCTCGACCGAAGTACTGGAGTCCAAAGACCATCGAAATGCCCAAGTGCTCAATGGCGCGAATCATGTTCTTGTAGGCCAGAAGGGGTCGCCATACACCAGCCGCGTCCTTCTCGTTGATCTCACTCGTTAGCTGGCGAGAAAGAGGCGCAGTAGGCGTATTAGCAGACGGCAGGTGACGAAGAAGATTGATCATGCTTAATATTTAACAAAACGTTAGGCGTCAGAAACCAGATAATTACCAGATCATGCATCAAAACTTACTCTACGCGTAAATTACGTCAGTCTACTCGGAGAATACGATTGAAATGGTTtgatcatttgttattttcatttccaaacaccttagaaaattaaaatgaaacatcattttaatgagcagttttttcaaaatatattttaggacAGAACTGCGATATAATTACTAAGAGGGTTTACGAAAACCCATTTCGCTTATTTCatccatacatacttacacagtgcggtatacatgtacatgtattgtataaatatgtactgaTAACTACAGAAACCATACTACGGAACCTCTctgaagaacacacacacacacacacacacacacacatatatatatatatatatatatatatatatatatatatatatatatatatgtgtgtgtgtgtatatcttatactgtatatataaatatacatatacaaacatatctaactatctatctatctatctacatatatatatatatatatatatatatatatatatatatatatatatatatatatatgtagatagatgaTGCTATAGAGACCTAAATTACCTGATCGAGAAATATGTAATTTGCTCTGTTGTAGAAGGCGATGCCGGCCTCGACGGAGGGTGTGTCAAATTTGGTAATCTTGTCTCGGAAGTCATCTAGACGAATTCGGAACAAGATTTTGTTGTTGAAGAGTTTGTGCTCCGTCCTGAACACGGGCCACGTTAGCTCGTCCAAGAGTTTGTTGGTGTAGGCGAAGTGCTCCGTTAGGTTGCCCCTGATGACGGAGCCGTTGGTGAAGAGGTAGAAGCCGATCTCGGCTCTTTCGGACTGCAGAGCCTCCGTCACGTTGCCCAAGCCCGTGCTGATttgcacctgagagagagagagagagagagagagagagagagagagagagagagagaatgagtggaaCTGTTGTTGTGGCTTTTGAGCCTACCACTGTAGCAATGAATGACACAAACACCATTCCATTTTAAAACATAACTACGATACGTGAATGAGCATCTGGTCATATAATGGAAGAAATGCTTTCCATCTGACTTCACTACGAGGGACGAAAGCACAGCATACCTGATCTATGGTTTCCTGCATGTCGTACTGGTATTCTAAAACGGTGACCATGTTGATGGAGTTCTGAATGATGAGAGCCATGATGGGGATGAAAGGGAGCAACAGGATTTGAGCCAGATGAATCTGTTTCCCTCTTCCTGTCGTCGGGTCCAGACCGCAGCATCCCGTTTTGACCTGCGGGCGGGGAGAGAACGGGGCCTCTCTTAATTCAAGACGCTAACAGAATCCCTGGTTTTGCCTGAAAGGTCAGTTTCTCGAAATTTTGAAAAGGCAATTCAAGTTCTCCTGAATTTGGGAATAAGTGAAAGAGACTCAAATGTGACTGTCGGAAGTTTTTGCCGCTTTGATTAAATCGTTTACACTCCAAGGGTGACTAAAATCTAGGGAATTTCTGTTTTACAGAAATGCCTTCCATTGAAGTGAGCCGGTGTTCTGCCAGCCACTTAAATAATGAAATGCCATCCATATGTATtcttaccataaaaataaatcatacaagcatacactcacatacacacatacttatatatatatatatatatatatatatatatatatatgtatatatgtatatatatatatatatatatatatatatatatatgtatatatatatatatatatatatatatatatatatatatatatatacacacacaaacgatgCGAGTGTGTTCTAGTCATTAATTGACATCTCCAAAGGAGAATGTCTTTTTACAAGAGACACAGACATTGACGAATACAAGCTCACCCTAATTCAAAAACGTACCGGAATGACACTCAAACAAGGCTTCGTCAAAGTGCTCTTGCGATTTCTTGTTATTGCAGTATTACCAGCACCTGTTCACCAGTCAGGTTAACgctttcttggtttcttttattttatttgcgggAAACTCACTTGAGCAGCCTCATTTCATACACAAGACAGGCATCAAAGTTGAAATAATATCAAGTGATAGATTCCCAGTTCGTTGTCTTTCAGCGATTTGTTTCCTTGACAGTTTTTTTCCAGTGGTAGGGACAGCTTGCTACATATCTCGCGTCTTCCATTTTTCTACTCTCATTTTGTATTGGAGATTTTAGTCAAAGCCGAAAGACTCCAGTCTCCTGTCATGCATACTGTTATCTTAAAACACCACCGTCTGTGCCTCGATTTATTTCCCTGACCTTGATCAAATGCTCAGAGATGAACAATCTGGTTTTGGAAAAGGCAGGCGGTGCGCAGATCAAATGATGCGTTAGGAAACTCTGTGCAGCAGAGCATGAGTTTCAAGCCCCTTGTGATGGCTCTTGTTAATGACGAGAAGGCGTTTAACGATTCCGCAGATAATACTATGGAAGGTCTTGCTTAATGTTGATGGCGTCTTGTTATGTCACCTTTGATGTTCGCCCCTCTCAAGGATTTGATAATTAAAGAGAAAAGGGTTGGAGGtagaagagaaggtttagactgaagtaattaaagaaatttgACACTTACGACATGCAAGTGGTGTTGCCTTAACCTACGAAGCACCGCAAACTTTACCCAACTTGGTTAATacaatgcatcatatatctagaaaGATGGAACTCagaataaatctaagaaaaacaaaagtaacgaGGGCAGAGCGTGCGCAAAGGGAGGAAATAACATCAGAGAAAGTATTAATGAGGTTGGGTCTTTTAAACATTCAGGATCAACGGCATCAACTACAGGTTCtggagttggaatttagtgagaaaCTAAAGAAAAGGCAGATCGAACAATGGGCAGACATAACAGGATTCGGGAATCTTTTAAAAAGACTGAAATTGCGTGTGGCAGTAAGAGAACTTAATTGCATATAACGATCTCTATTGATGTACGAACAAGAACGGAAGTATTACAAAGAAACTGCATAAGAAAGATTgagtcgatttgagaataaagctttaggaAGACTATCAGGAGTCAGGATAGAGCGAGAAAAAGATAATTACGAAAAGTAAATGGAGACGGCTTAGGCACGACAGTCTCCCCACGCCAGAGGTCTTGACTGGTACTCGGTAGCGTCAGCGGGGCTCCTGCGGGGACCAGAAGACTCGGGAGACCTGAAACTACTGTGTATGGATGAGAACTTAGACGCAGGATGCTGGGAATGAGAGGAGATTCGTGGA
This region of Macrobrachium rosenbergii isolate ZJJX-2024 chromosome 39, ASM4041242v1, whole genome shotgun sequence genomic DNA includes:
- the LOC136825631 gene encoding uncharacterized protein, whose product is MGEAKKNRVSPETSNKGSAAGGAAGGERRETSPDHPPPTLRRSSLISFEGDDENSRVEVKTGCCGLDPTTGRGKQIHLAQILLLPFIPIMALIIQNSINMVTVLEYQYDMQETIDQVQISTGLGNVTEALQSERAEIGFYLFTNGSVIRGNLTEHFAYTNKLLDELTWPVFRTEHKLFNNKILFRIRLDDFRDKITKFDTPSVEAGIAFYNRANYIFLDQLTSEINEKDAAGVWRPLLAYKNMIRAIEHLGISMVFGLQYFGRGALNQKSYNAFVTNDALGYDFLNTSQNFEFWITDRYKRLQESYAWYANITRRRLEVLGRAKISPDFDKATEYFYAMLGYLDALQKIQYEIRHVIERTLFNEMNASNSHVVIGIALLCVVLIISPVIILLVRMMTRTLQAFSDTLIHKTHELAYEQKRSDTLLYQMLPPSVAQQLKQHRQVSAETYESVTIYFSDIVGFTELSSESTPMQVISLLNALYKMFDSRIELYDVYKIETIGEVYMVASGVPQRIGKEHAAEIASMALDLLHGTENFIIPHMPGEKIQIRMGVHSGPVVAGVVGTKMPRYCLFGDSVNTASRMESTGLPFKVHISSDTKLELDRVGGFIVKLRGELEIKGKGLMETYWLIGKHGVLGDRQHLQEKPEEMDVMSVNPHSEKARLAQQSAFSFSGPSNLFAKLKSLL